A DNA window from Sulfitobacter sp. BSw21498 contains the following coding sequences:
- a CDS encoding NUDIX hydrolase, translating into MKQLPISLQGARKGEVRTQFAALCYRVRQGKVQVLLITSRGAKRWIVPKGWPMDAKTPGAAAAREAWEEAGVRGRVTGGCLGVYSYIKAVDDTAQLPVIAMLYPIEVQMLADKYPEAGQRRRKWMSRKKAAKLVSEPELARMIRDFDPRGRS; encoded by the coding sequence ATGAAACAGTTGCCCATATCCCTGCAAGGTGCCCGCAAGGGAGAGGTAAGAACCCAGTTCGCGGCGCTGTGCTATCGCGTCAGGCAGGGTAAGGTGCAGGTGTTGCTGATTACCTCGCGGGGGGCGAAACGCTGGATCGTGCCGAAGGGCTGGCCGATGGATGCCAAAACCCCCGGTGCAGCCGCCGCACGCGAGGCGTGGGAAGAGGCAGGCGTCAGGGGGCGCGTCACGGGGGGCTGTCTGGGCGTTTACTCATACATCAAGGCGGTGGACGACACTGCGCAGCTGCCTGTCATCGCCATGCTCTACCCCATCGAGGTTCAGATGTTGGCCGATAAATACCCCGAAGCCGGCCAGCGGCGACGTAAATGGATGTCGCGCAAGAAGGCTGCCAAACTGGTGTCCGAGCCCGAGCTGGCGCGGATGATCCGCGATTTTGATCCGCGTGGGCGGAGCTAA
- a CDS encoding DUF1178 family protein, with protein MIKFSLKCERDHQFESWFKSAAAFDALAQAGHLACAVCGSPEVTKGMMAPRVSTGDARTNSPKDDTKPDTAVPVLSKPQTELEKALKALRKEVESSSEYVGNNFVKEARAMHLGDAPDRSIYGEARLDEAVALIEEGIPLTPLPFRAKRSTS; from the coding sequence ATGATCAAGTTTTCGCTGAAGTGTGAACGCGACCACCAGTTCGAAAGCTGGTTCAAATCTGCCGCCGCCTTTGATGCGCTGGCGCAGGCGGGGCATTTGGCATGTGCCGTTTGCGGGTCGCCCGAGGTGACCAAAGGCATGATGGCCCCGCGTGTCTCGACCGGCGACGCCCGCACAAACAGCCCTAAGGATGACACGAAGCCGGACACGGCGGTGCCAGTCCTCTCCAAACCGCAAACCGAACTGGAAAAGGCGTTGAAAGCCCTGCGCAAGGAGGTCGAATCTTCGTCGGAATATGTCGGCAACAATTTCGTCAAAGAAGCCCGCGCCATGCATCTTGGCGATGCACCTGACCGGTCGATCTATGGCGAAGCCCGTCTGGACGAAGCTGTCGCCCTGATCGAAGAGGGTATCCCGCTGACGCCGCTGCCGTTCCGGGCCAAACGCTCCACCTCTTAG
- a CDS encoding aspartate kinase: protein MPVLVMKFGGTSVATLDRIRRAAKRVGVEVAKGYDVIVIVSAMSGKTNELVGWVNETSPMYDAREYDAVVSSGENVTAGLMALTLQEMDVPARSWQGWQVPVKTTSAHSSARIEDIPPANIMTKFGEGMRVAVVAGFQGVSPEGRITTLGRGGSDTTAVAFAAAFDAERCDIYTDVDGVYTTDPRVSAKARKLDKIAFEEMLELASLGAKVLQTRSVELAMRYKVKLRVLSSFEEQSDEAGTLVCAEEEIMESNVVSGIAFSRDEAKMTLVSVADRPGIAAAIFTALSEGGVNVDMIVQNISEEGRTDMTWSCPVDQIKRAQAAIDTAKASGELNFDDLIADTDVAKVSVVGIGMRSHTGVAAKMFQVLSNEGVNIKVITTSEIKISVLIDRKYMELAVQALHDAFELDKAA, encoded by the coding sequence ATGCCTGTTCTGGTGATGAAGTTTGGTGGCACGTCGGTGGCCACCTTGGACCGTATCCGCCGCGCGGCCAAACGCGTGGGCGTCGAAGTGGCCAAGGGCTATGACGTGATCGTCATCGTTTCTGCCATGTCGGGAAAGACGAACGAGCTGGTCGGCTGGGTAAACGAGACCTCTCCGATGTATGATGCGCGTGAATATGACGCTGTCGTGTCGTCCGGCGAGAACGTGACCGCAGGCCTGATGGCGTTGACGTTGCAGGAAATGGACGTGCCGGCGCGCAGCTGGCAGGGCTGGCAAGTGCCGGTCAAGACGACCTCGGCCCATTCGTCTGCGCGGATCGAAGACATTCCGCCTGCAAATATCATGACCAAATTTGGCGAGGGCATGCGCGTTGCGGTTGTCGCGGGCTTTCAGGGTGTCAGCCCCGAAGGACGGATCACCACGCTGGGGCGTGGCGGATCAGACACCACCGCGGTCGCCTTTGCCGCTGCCTTTGATGCAGAGCGTTGTGACATCTATACGGATGTGGACGGGGTTTACACCACCGACCCGCGGGTCAGTGCCAAGGCGCGTAAACTGGACAAGATCGCCTTTGAAGAGATGCTGGAACTGGCGTCGCTGGGGGCTAAGGTCCTGCAAACCCGGTCGGTTGAACTGGCTATGCGTTACAAGGTCAAGCTGCGTGTATTAAGCAGTTTTGAAGAACAATCAGACGAGGCTGGAACGCTGGTCTGCGCCGAGGAGGAAATTATGGAAAGCAATGTAGTATCCGGTATCGCGTTTTCGCGTGACGAAGCAAAGATGACGCTGGTTTCGGTGGCGGATCGCCCCGGCATTGCCGCCGCGATCTTTACCGCGCTCAGCGAAGGTGGCGTGAACGTCGATATGATCGTTCAGAATATATCGGAAGAGGGGCGCACGGATATGACGTGGTCCTGCCCTGTCGACCAGATCAAGCGTGCGCAGGCGGCGATAGATACCGCAAAAGCCTCGGGTGAGCTCAACTTTGACGATCTGATCGCGGACACAGATGTTGCCAAAGTGTCGGTCGTGGGCATCGGCATGCGCAGCCACACCGGCGTTGCGGCCAAGATGTTCCAAGTGCTGTCGAACGAGGGCGTGAACATCAAGGTCATCACAACTTCCGAGATCAAAATCTCTGTGCTGATCGACCGCAAATACATGGAGCTGGCCGTTCAGGCGCTGCATGACGCGTTCGAACTCGACAAAGCTGCTTAA
- the ptsP gene encoding phosphoenolpyruvate--protein phosphotransferase: protein MADGIETESRKLLGRLRDAMASDDAGQARLDKITHLIASSMGCEVCSIYLFRDEDTLELCATEGLKADAVHETRMKMGEGLVGRVAKRKRIINTPNAPQAPGFRFMPETGEELYSSFLGIPVQRLGEMLGVLVVQSKAAREFSADEVYALEVVAMVLAEMTELGAFVGEGAAMSARHSQPVLLRGTVAQEGVAEGHVWLHEPRVVVSKLVADDPVIETARLNEAVDDLRVSVDQMMAMAGGDKDQQQVLEAYRMFANSKGWLRRMEEDIGRGLSAEAAVEKEQSLARARMGQASDAYLRERLSDLDDLSNRLLRILTGQGSNTGAEMPADPILVARNIGPAELLEYGRSLRGIVLEGGSVGSHAAIVARALAIPLIVHAARVTNDALNGDRIMVDGEQGVVHLRPDETVASAFRDKIAMQAEAQERYASIRDKAAITKCGTTVGLHMNAGLMADLPSLEGSGAEGVGLFRTELQFLVRSKMPKRSELSALYSRVLDAATGKRVVFRTLDIGSDKVLPYMKPNDEPNPALGWRAIRVGLDKPGMMRMQLQALIRAANGRPLSVMFPFVAQFEEYRAARAEMDKTLAREARLGHVLPSQIEVGAMLETPSLAFAPTKFFEEVEFLSIGGNDLKQFFFAADRENELVRRRYDTLNVSFLTFLEIIVGRCRETGTPLSFCGEDAGRPVEALCFAAIGITTLSMRPASIGPVKSMLLRSDLSEIREVIYAARDRGDQSVRPAVMEYLRSQTNDVRRLP from the coding sequence ATGGCTGATGGGATAGAGACAGAAAGCCGCAAGCTGCTGGGGCGTCTGCGCGATGCCATGGCCAGTGATGACGCAGGGCAGGCGCGGCTGGATAAGATCACGCATCTGATTGCGTCTTCGATGGGCTGCGAAGTCTGCTCTATCTACCTTTTCCGCGACGAAGACACGCTGGAACTCTGCGCGACCGAAGGGCTGAAAGCCGACGCGGTTCACGAAACGCGCATGAAGATGGGCGAAGGCCTGGTCGGTCGCGTCGCCAAGCGCAAACGTATCATAAACACACCTAACGCGCCCCAGGCCCCCGGTTTCCGGTTCATGCCTGAAACCGGCGAAGAGCTGTATTCGAGCTTTCTGGGTATACCGGTGCAGCGCTTGGGTGAAATGCTGGGCGTTCTGGTTGTCCAATCCAAAGCTGCCCGCGAATTTTCAGCCGACGAAGTTTACGCGCTGGAAGTGGTCGCCATGGTGCTGGCCGAGATGACCGAACTGGGGGCCTTTGTCGGCGAGGGGGCCGCGATGTCGGCGCGCCACAGTCAGCCGGTCCTGCTGCGCGGCACCGTTGCCCAAGAAGGCGTCGCCGAAGGCCACGTCTGGCTGCACGAACCACGCGTCGTTGTGTCAAAGTTGGTGGCGGATGACCCCGTGATTGAAACCGCCCGCCTGAACGAAGCCGTCGACGATCTACGCGTCAGCGTCGATCAGATGATGGCGATGGCGGGGGGCGACAAGGACCAGCAGCAAGTGCTTGAAGCCTACCGCATGTTCGCCAACTCCAAAGGTTGGTTGCGTCGGATGGAGGAAGACATCGGCCGCGGTCTGTCCGCCGAGGCGGCTGTCGAAAAAGAACAATCCTTGGCACGGGCCCGTATGGGGCAAGCGAGCGACGCCTACCTGCGCGAACGGCTGTCCGATCTGGATGACCTGAGCAACCGTTTGCTGCGTATTTTGACCGGGCAGGGGTCAAACACCGGCGCAGAGATGCCTGCCGACCCAATTTTGGTGGCGCGTAATATCGGACCGGCGGAACTGCTGGAATATGGTCGCTCTCTGCGCGGTATCGTGTTGGAAGGTGGATCGGTCGGCAGCCATGCCGCGATTGTCGCGCGGGCGCTGGCGATTCCGCTGATCGTTCATGCCGCGCGCGTGACCAATGACGCGCTAAACGGTGACCGGATCATGGTCGATGGTGAACAAGGCGTGGTGCACCTGCGCCCCGATGAAACCGTCGCCTCTGCGTTTCGTGACAAGATTGCGATGCAGGCCGAGGCGCAGGAACGCTATGCCTCGATCCGCGACAAAGCAGCGATTACCAAATGCGGCACCACGGTCGGTCTACATATGAATGCGGGGCTGATGGCTGACTTGCCCTCGCTGGAGGGGTCGGGGGCCGAAGGGGTGGGGCTGTTCCGCACCGAGCTGCAGTTCCTTGTACGCAGCAAGATGCCCAAACGGTCCGAGCTGTCGGCGTTGTACAGCCGTGTGCTGGATGCTGCGACTGGCAAGCGCGTGGTTTTCCGGACGCTGGACATCGGGTCGGACAAAGTGCTGCCCTATATGAAGCCCAACGACGAACCGAACCCCGCGCTGGGGTGGCGTGCGATCCGCGTGGGGCTAGACAAACCGGGTATGATGCGGATGCAGTTGCAAGCGTTGATCCGGGCCGCAAACGGACGCCCGCTGTCGGTGATGTTTCCCTTTGTCGCGCAGTTCGAAGAATACCGCGCCGCCCGCGCCGAGATGGACAAGACGCTTGCCCGCGAGGCCCGTTTGGGTCACGTGCTGCCCTCGCAGATCGAAGTGGGGGCGATGCTGGAAACTCCATCGCTCGCCTTTGCCCCGACCAAGTTCTTCGAAGAGGTCGAGTTCCTGTCGATCGGTGGCAACGATCTCAAGCAGTTCTTTTTCGCTGCCGACCGCGAGAATGAACTCGTGCGCCGCCGCTATGACACGTTGAACGTCAGCTTCCTGACCTTTCTCGAAATCATCGTTGGCCGCTGCCGTGAAACCGGAACACCGTTGTCGTTTTGCGGCGAGGATGCGGGCCGTCCGGTGGAGGCACTGTGTTTTGCCGCGATCGGGATAACCACGCTCTCCATGCGCCCTGCCTCTATCGGGCCGGTCAAAAGCATGTTGCTGCGGTCTGATCTGAGCGAAATCCGCGAGGTCATCTATGCCGCGCGGGATCGTGGAGACCAGTCGGTCCGCCCCGCGGTGATGGAATATCTGCGCAGCCAAACCAACGACGTGCGCCGCCTGCCGTAG
- a CDS encoding iron-containing alcohol dehydrogenase — MNPFVFNTTKSVVFENGAAVRIAELAGSLLGKACLLITDPGLRQLGLCEPCIDALEKAGHQVTIFDKVEADPSRETLMRAVEAGRSAGATGVIGFGGGSSQDVAKLVALLLGSDEDLDAAWGVGQAKGPRLPLVLIPTTAGTGSEVTPVSIITVGAEEKRGVSSPVILPDMAILDASLTVGLPAPITAATGVDAMVHAIESYASVNANNNPVSKLLAREALRLLGANIEAVVADGSNVDARGAMLLGSMLAGQAFANSPVAAVHALAYPIGGTFHIPHGLSNALVLPHVLRFNAPHAGSVYAEIAADAFPALAEVEGSQARTEAFINALSELSAKLGLPQRLRDVDIPQSAIPKMAEDAMVQARLLVNNPRDVTQADAHAIYEAAW; from the coding sequence ATGAACCCTTTTGTATTCAACACCACCAAATCCGTCGTATTCGAAAACGGAGCCGCCGTGCGTATCGCGGAGTTGGCAGGCAGTCTGCTGGGCAAGGCCTGCCTGCTGATCACGGACCCCGGTTTGCGCCAGCTTGGTCTATGTGAGCCTTGCATCGACGCGCTGGAAAAAGCGGGTCATCAGGTCACCATCTTTGACAAGGTAGAGGCGGACCCCTCGCGCGAGACATTGATGCGCGCAGTCGAGGCAGGGCGGTCAGCAGGGGCCACGGGTGTGATCGGCTTTGGCGGCGGATCATCGCAAGACGTGGCCAAGCTTGTGGCGCTTCTGCTTGGCTCTGACGAGGATCTGGATGCCGCTTGGGGGGTAGGGCAGGCCAAGGGGCCGCGCTTGCCACTGGTGTTGATCCCCACAACCGCTGGTACCGGATCAGAGGTCACGCCCGTGTCGATCATCACCGTCGGCGCAGAGGAAAAGCGCGGCGTGTCGTCGCCTGTGATCCTGCCTGACATGGCCATTCTGGACGCGTCCCTGACGGTTGGACTGCCTGCGCCGATTACGGCGGCAACGGGGGTTGATGCGATGGTCCACGCGATTGAATCCTATGCGTCGGTCAATGCGAACAACAACCCCGTGTCCAAGCTGCTCGCCCGCGAAGCCTTGCGTTTGCTTGGGGCCAATATCGAAGCCGTGGTGGCCGACGGCAGCAATGTCGACGCCCGCGGTGCAATGTTGTTGGGGTCCATGCTGGCGGGTCAGGCCTTTGCCAATTCGCCGGTCGCGGCGGTGCATGCGCTGGCCTATCCCATCGGCGGCACCTTTCACATCCCGCACGGACTTTCCAATGCGCTGGTGCTGCCTCATGTACTGCGCTTTAACGCGCCACACGCCGGCAGCGTCTACGCCGAGATCGCCGCAGATGCTTTCCCCGCACTGGCAGAGGTGGAGGGCAGTCAGGCCCGCACAGAAGCCTTTATCAATGCGCTCTCAGAGCTTTCGGCCAAGCTCGGGCTTCCCCAGCGTCTGCGCGACGTGGATATTCCACAAAGTGCGATCCCAAAGATGGCCGAAGATGCGATGGTGCAGGCGCGTTTGCTGGTCAATAATCCGCGCGACGTCACGCAGGCCGACGCTCATGCGATCTATGAGGCGGCTTGGTAA
- a CDS encoding acyl-CoA thioesterase, whose protein sequence is MAPRAPAATRADYADFYPLQTRWNDNDAYGHMNNVVHYALFDTAVNGWLIERGLLDPQTSPVFGLVVETGCRYFGEMKFPDRVTAGLRVAQLGKSSVRMELGLFKNDDDTASAEGFFVHVYVGREDHRPTEIPSLTRSALEGLQTTS, encoded by the coding sequence ATGGCCCCTCGCGCACCTGCCGCAACCCGGGCTGATTATGCTGATTTCTATCCGCTGCAGACCCGCTGGAACGACAATGACGCTTATGGGCATATGAACAACGTCGTCCACTACGCGCTGTTTGATACGGCCGTGAATGGCTGGTTGATCGAACGCGGACTGTTGGATCCGCAGACCAGCCCTGTGTTCGGGCTCGTGGTTGAAACCGGCTGTCGATACTTTGGGGAAATGAAATTCCCTGACCGTGTAACCGCAGGTTTACGGGTGGCGCAGCTTGGCAAAAGTTCTGTGCGGATGGAGCTGGGGTTGTTTAAAAATGACGACGACACGGCCTCTGCCGAAGGGTTCTTTGTGCATGTCTACGTGGGGCGCGAAGACCATCGTCCGACTGAAATTCCCAGCCTGACCCGTAGCGCGCTAGAGGGGCTGCAAACCACCTCTTAA
- the proB gene encoding glutamate 5-kinase, whose product MSKKKRIVVKIGSSLLANEEKLTLRYAFMNGLMADLGDLQDQGYEIILTSSGSVALGLNMIGKRPEEAGILDKQAAAACGQPLLMNAYRQVANEYNFDVAQMLVTVEDMEERRRFLNIKNTMLRLFENQILPIINENDSIATRDLKVGDNDRLSAKVAQMVEADHLIILTSVEGLYDRDPSEPGAQFIEEIEDVSEHLESTKSISELGSGGMLTKMLAANMAQNAGVETIIADGIIERPISSVLNRERRHTRCLASGRGASPLMIWLSNRLQVAGTLVVSDDAVRAITAKERGLQRDDLVSIQGEFSKGDVLHVYDEQGNEFARGLTNFSSEETILMARNPEMEIEDVIGYKTKSAIVGVENILILEDHHLQIDAPEEGDKPVISV is encoded by the coding sequence GTGTCCAAGAAGAAACGTATCGTCGTTAAAATCGGATCCAGCTTACTGGCCAATGAAGAAAAGCTGACATTGCGCTATGCTTTCATGAACGGTCTCATGGCGGATTTGGGGGACCTTCAGGACCAGGGCTACGAGATCATCCTGACCTCTTCAGGGTCGGTCGCGCTTGGCCTGAACATGATCGGCAAACGCCCCGAGGAAGCCGGTATTCTGGACAAGCAAGCCGCTGCCGCCTGTGGCCAGCCGCTGCTGATGAATGCCTATCGTCAGGTTGCGAATGAATATAACTTTGACGTGGCACAGATGCTGGTGACCGTCGAAGACATGGAAGAACGCCGCCGCTTTTTGAACATCAAGAACACCATGCTGCGGCTGTTTGAAAACCAGATCCTTCCCATCATCAACGAAAACGACTCCATCGCCACGCGCGATCTGAAAGTGGGGGACAACGACCGTCTCTCGGCCAAGGTCGCCCAGATGGTCGAAGCGGATCACCTGATCATTCTGACCAGCGTCGAAGGCCTGTATGACCGCGATCCGTCGGAACCCGGCGCGCAGTTCATCGAAGAAATCGAGGACGTGTCCGAGCACCTCGAATCCACCAAGAGCATCAGCGAATTGGGCAGCGGCGGCATGTTGACCAAAATGCTGGCGGCCAATATGGCGCAAAACGCCGGGGTCGAGACGATCATCGCCGACGGCATCATCGAACGTCCGATTTCGTCCGTTCTGAACCGCGAACGCCGCCATACGCGCTGTCTGGCCTCGGGGAGGGGTGCTTCGCCTTTGATGATCTGGCTCAGCAACCGTTTGCAGGTCGCCGGTACACTTGTTGTATCCGACGATGCTGTCCGTGCGATCACCGCCAAGGAGCGCGGCTTGCAACGTGATGACCTGGTGTCGATCCAAGGCGAGTTTTCGAAAGGGGACGTGCTGCACGTCTATGACGAGCAGGGCAACGAGTTCGCACGTGGTCTGACCAACTTCTCCTCCGAAGAGACGATCTTGATGGCGCGGAACCCCGAAATGGAGATCGAGGACGTCATCGGCTACAAGACCAAAAGCGCGATTGTCGGTGTGGAAAACATTCTGATCCTTGAGGATCACCACTTGCAAATCGACGCACCGGAAGAAGGCGATAAGCCGGTCATCTCGGTTTAA
- a CDS encoding Lrp/AsnC family transcriptional regulator — MSLDGFDIAILRALQQDGALTNTALSEMVNLSPSQCSRRRAALEAAQLISGYSARLNADRLGFGLRAIVRVNLRSHGGNNESGFASFIARHPEVRAAFSVSGDADYILDLRTPDLESFARFIHEHLLPHELVAQVRSEIVLRTLKDAPGVDLAQLPASAR; from the coding sequence ATGTCGCTAGACGGATTCGATATCGCAATACTCAGGGCGCTCCAGCAGGACGGAGCGCTGACCAACACCGCTCTTTCAGAAATGGTGAACCTTTCCCCGTCGCAATGCTCGCGGCGACGTGCGGCGCTCGAGGCGGCGCAGCTTATTTCCGGATACTCTGCACGGTTAAATGCGGACCGGCTGGGCTTTGGACTACGCGCGATCGTGCGCGTCAATTTGCGCAGCCACGGTGGCAATAACGAAAGTGGCTTTGCCAGCTTTATCGCCCGCCACCCTGAAGTCCGCGCCGCCTTCTCCGTCTCTGGGGATGCGGACTATATCCTCGATCTGCGCACCCCGGACCTAGAGAGCTTTGCACGCTTCATACACGAACATTTGCTGCCGCATGAACTTGTAGCGCAGGTAAGGTCGGAGATTGTGCTTAGAACGCTCAAAGACGCCCCGGGCGTTGATCTTGCACAGCTTCCCGCATCAGCGCGCTAG
- the hppD gene encoding 4-hydroxyphenylpyruvate dioxygenase, with product MGPFPHDAPKATISDQNPAGTDGFSFVEFAHRDPDVLDKLFRQMGFVPVAKHKSKDITIYRQGDITYLLNAEKTGHAAEFVEEHGPCAPAMGWRVVDAQHALKRAVDLGAKEYTGDGKAIEAPAVYGIGGSLLYFIDTYGEDGSAFHADYDWLGEVDPRPEGFGFYYLDHLTHNVIRGNMDTWYRFYADTFNFKEIRFFDIKGKQTGLTSRALTSPDGKIRIPINESADDNSQIEEYLREYKGEGIQHIAIASDDIYGGTEKIADAGLGFMPGPPATYYEMSRARVKGHQEPIDQMQKRGILIDGEGVVGGGETRVLLQIFSKTVIGPIFFEFIQRKGDDGFGEGNFRALFESIEEDQVRRGVLQAAPVE from the coding sequence ATGGGACCGTTCCCACACGACGCGCCAAAGGCCACTATTTCCGATCAGAACCCTGCAGGGACTGATGGGTTTTCATTCGTCGAGTTTGCGCACCGCGATCCGGACGTTCTAGACAAGCTGTTTCGCCAGATGGGCTTTGTTCCAGTGGCCAAGCATAAATCCAAGGACATCACGATCTACCGCCAAGGCGATATTACCTATTTGCTGAACGCAGAGAAAACCGGACACGCTGCCGAGTTTGTAGAAGAACATGGCCCCTGTGCCCCCGCCATGGGCTGGCGTGTCGTGGACGCGCAACATGCGCTTAAACGTGCTGTCGATCTGGGGGCGAAGGAATACACCGGTGACGGTAAGGCGATAGAGGCACCTGCCGTTTACGGTATTGGCGGATCGCTGCTGTATTTCATCGACACATATGGTGAAGATGGCAGTGCCTTTCATGCTGACTACGATTGGCTTGGTGAAGTTGATCCGCGCCCCGAAGGGTTTGGGTTCTACTATCTCGACCATCTGACCCACAATGTGATCCGCGGCAATATGGACACGTGGTACCGGTTTTATGCCGATACCTTCAATTTCAAGGAAATCCGGTTTTTTGACATCAAGGGAAAGCAGACGGGTTTGACCAGCCGCGCGCTGACCTCGCCGGATGGTAAAATCCGCATCCCCATTAACGAAAGTGCGGATGATAACAGCCAGATCGAGGAATACCTGCGCGAATATAAAGGCGAGGGCATCCAGCATATCGCAATTGCTTCTGATGACATCTACGGCGGCACTGAAAAGATCGCGGATGCAGGGCTGGGGTTCATGCCAGGGCCGCCCGCGACCTACTACGAAATGAGCCGCGCCCGCGTGAAAGGCCACCAAGAGCCGATCGATCAGATGCAGAAACGCGGTATTTTGATTGATGGCGAAGGGGTTGTGGGCGGGGGCGAAACCCGCGTGCTGCTGCAGATTTTCTCTAAAACCGTGATTGGCCCGATTTTCTTCGAATTTATCCAGCGTAAGGGGGATGACGGGTTCGGCGAGGGCAACTTCCGCGCTTTGTTTGAATCTATCGAAGAAGATCAGGTTCGTCGTGGGGTCTTGCAAGCTGCCCCGGTGGAATGA
- a CDS encoding Rieske (2Fe-2S) protein, with protein sequence MIWTDLSTAPTLGTCVARAADVTGVAAMTLTTAAGDFPLLLVRRGDQVIAFVNMCPHQFLPLDYRARQILSADGQKLMCSAHGAMFDAGTGEGIGGEGLGCRLIPVPVSQASGQIVIG encoded by the coding sequence ATGATCTGGACGGATCTATCCACGGCCCCGACCCTCGGCACCTGCGTCGCGCGCGCGGCGGATGTGACCGGGGTTGCCGCAATGACGCTTACGACAGCAGCAGGGGATTTCCCCCTGTTGCTGGTACGGCGAGGCGATCAGGTGATTGCCTTTGTTAACATGTGCCCGCATCAGTTCTTGCCTCTCGATTATCGCGCAAGGCAGATACTGTCCGCAGATGGCCAAAAGCTGATGTGCAGCGCCCATGGTGCGATGTTTGACGCTGGAACCGGCGAAGGTATCGGGGGCGAAGGCCTTGGCTGCCGCTTGATACCAGTTCCGGTGTCGCAGGCGTCTGGCCAGATCGTGATTGGGTGA
- a CDS encoding protein-L-isoaspartate O-methyltransferase family protein, whose translation MTDFTARRTMMVDTQVRPSDVTKFPIIDAMLKVAREDYVPAARREAAYLGENISLGEGRVVLEPRTLAKMLDGLGIENDELVLDIGCGYGYSSAVIAHMAEAVVAVEADEQMAKEAQETLINADIDNVIVHTGALADGAQQHGPYDVMIVQGGVAEVPEALLAQLKNGGRIACLFMEGPLGEVRLGYKSDHGISWRKSFNAAAPLLNGFTRAKEFQL comes from the coding sequence ATGACAGATTTCACAGCCCGCCGCACCATGATGGTTGATACTCAGGTGCGCCCTTCGGATGTTACCAAGTTCCCGATCATTGATGCGATGTTGAAAGTGGCGCGCGAAGATTATGTGCCCGCCGCCCGTCGCGAGGCCGCCTATCTGGGGGAAAACATCAGCTTGGGCGAGGGACGTGTCGTGCTAGAGCCGCGCACATTGGCCAAAATGCTGGACGGGCTCGGGATCGAGAATGACGAACTGGTGCTCGATATCGGTTGTGGCTACGGCTATTCCTCTGCGGTGATCGCGCATATGGCCGAAGCTGTGGTCGCCGTGGAAGCGGACGAGCAGATGGCGAAAGAAGCGCAGGAAACGCTGATCAACGCCGACATCGACAACGTTATTGTGCACACCGGCGCGCTTGCAGACGGTGCACAGCAGCATGGGCCCTATGATGTGATGATCGTGCAGGGCGGCGTTGCAGAAGTGCCAGAGGCGCTGTTGGCGCAGCTTAAGAACGGTGGGCGGATTGCCTGCCTGTTCATGGAGGGCCCCTTGGGCGAGGTACGCCTGGGATATAAAAGTGATCATGGCATCAGCTGGCGCAAAAGCTTTAATGCCGCAGCCCCGCTGCTGAATGGGTTTACCCGCGCGAAAGAATTTCAGCTATAA